In Myxocyprinus asiaticus isolate MX2 ecotype Aquarium Trade chromosome 16, UBuf_Myxa_2, whole genome shotgun sequence, a single window of DNA contains:
- the tent5ba gene encoding terminal nucleotidyltransferase 5ba, which translates to MSSGDASEQCRRFCVLTWEQVQRLDSVLGETIPVHGRGNFPTLSVQPRQIVQVVRARLEERGITVRDVRLNGSAASHVLHQDTGLGYKDLDLIFGVSLSDGQAFRVVKDVVLDSLLDFLPEGVSKERISALTLKEAYVQKLVKVCNDTDRWSLISLSNNNGKNVELKFVDSLRRQFEFSVDSFQIVLDSLLLFDRCSETPMSECFHPTVVGESMYGDFEEALCHLCNKIIATRNPEEIRGGGLLKYCHLLVRGFRPTSEAEMKLLQRYMCSRFFIDFPDIGEQQRKLEAYLQNHFAGMEHKRYDCLVTLYHVVNESTVCLMGHERRQTLNLISMLALRVLAEQNAIPTVTNVTCYYQPAPYVRDINFNNYYIAHVQPLVHTCSNSYQTWLPCN; encoded by the exons ATGTCCTCCGGTGATGCGTCAGAGCAGTGTCGGCGGTTTTGCGTGTTAACTTGGGAGCAGGTGCAACGTTTGGACTCTGTTCTTGGCGAGACGATCCCCGTTCATGGACGTGGAAACTTCCCGACGCTTTCGGTGCAGCCGAGACAGATTGTCCAG GTGGTTCGAGCACGTTTGGAAGAGCGAGGTATCACCGTTCGGGATGTGAGGTTGAATGGCTCGGCTGCCAGTCATGTTCTGCACCAGGACACAGGCCTTGGGTACAAGGATTTGGACCTGATCTTTGGAGTTTCGCTGTCAGATGGCCAGGCCTTCCGTGTGGTTAAGGACGTGGTTCTTGACAGCCTGCTGGACTTTCTACCTGAGGGGGTGAGCAAGGAGAGAATCTCAGCACTTACTCTGAAGGAGGCCTACGTACAGAAGTTGGTGAAGGTGTGCAACGACACCGACCGCTGGAGCCTCATCTCCCTCTCCAACAACAATGGCAAGAATGTGGAGCTTAAGTTTGTGGATTCTCTCAGGCGCCAATTTGAGTTCAGCGTGGACTCTTTCCAGATAGTTTTGGACTCTTTGCTTCTGTTTGACCGTTGTTCAGAGACACCCATGTCTGAGTGCTTCCATCCAACAGTGGTGGGCGAAAGCATGTACGGGGACTTTGAGGAGGCTCTCTGCCATTTGTGCAACAAGATCATCGCGACACGAAACCCAGAAGAGATCCGGGGAGGTGGTCTCTTAAAATATTGCCACCTCCTGGTACGAGGGTTTCGGCCAACTTCGGAAGCAGAGATGAAATTGCTCCAGCGGTACATGTGCTCTCGGTTCTTTATTGACTTTCCGGACATAGGTGAGCAACAGCGAAAACTGGAGGCTTACCTGCAGAATCACTTTGCTGGAATGGAGCACAAACGTTATGACTGTCTGGTCACGTTGTACCATGTAGTCAATGAAAGTACGGTGTGCTTGATGGGACATGAACGACGACAGACCTTAAATCTTATCTCTATGCTTGCGCTTAGGGTGCTGGCTGAACAGAATGCTATTCCCACAGTTACCAATGTCACATGCTATTACCAGCCTGCACCCTATGTGCGAGACATCAACTTCAATAACTACTACATTGCTCATGTGCAGCCGCTAGTGCACACCTGCAGTAATTCCTACCAAACATGGCTGCCGTGCAACTGA